One Cryobacterium psychrophilum DNA segment encodes these proteins:
- a CDS encoding 3-hydroxyacyl-CoA dehydrogenase family protein — protein MSIVGLELGDRGENGVPDRVGVLGGGRMGAGIAHAFLLAGAHVALVERNEAEADAALERVLRAVTASVTRGATGETHEDLTGRLHVGWDFAAFADRELVVEAVPEVRALKIDALQRVEAMLGSDAALASNTSSISIDDLAAQLERPARFLGLHFFNPVPSSNLVELVAGTGTSPELIVDAQAWVSALGKTPITVSDAPGFASSRLGVALGLEAIRMLEDGVASAEDIDAAMMLGYKHPVGPLRLTDLVGLDVRLGIAEYLHSQLGARFEPPALLRRLVAEGKLGRKSGQGFYTWTD, from the coding sequence ATGAGCATAGTGGGACTTGAACTTGGCGATCGCGGCGAAAATGGGGTACCCGACCGCGTCGGGGTGCTGGGCGGCGGACGGATGGGCGCGGGTATCGCGCACGCGTTCCTGCTCGCCGGAGCGCACGTTGCCCTGGTCGAGCGCAACGAGGCTGAGGCCGATGCCGCCCTGGAGCGCGTGCTTCGTGCCGTGACGGCGAGCGTCACCCGGGGCGCCACCGGTGAGACGCACGAAGACCTCACCGGTCGCCTGCACGTGGGCTGGGACTTTGCGGCCTTTGCCGACCGGGAACTCGTGGTTGAGGCCGTGCCGGAGGTTCGGGCCCTCAAGATTGACGCCCTGCAGCGGGTCGAGGCCATGCTCGGCTCCGATGCCGCCCTCGCGAGCAACACCTCCTCCATCTCTATCGACGACCTCGCCGCCCAGCTGGAGCGCCCCGCGCGCTTCCTGGGCCTGCACTTCTTCAACCCCGTGCCTTCCTCGAACCTCGTCGAACTCGTCGCCGGCACGGGCACGTCACCCGAACTCATCGTGGATGCCCAAGCCTGGGTGAGCGCGCTCGGCAAGACTCCCATCACCGTCAGCGACGCGCCCGGGTTTGCCTCATCACGGCTCGGAGTCGCTCTCGGGCTCGAGGCCATCCGCATGCTCGAAGATGGTGTGGCCTCTGCCGAGGACATCGACGCGGCCATGATGCTCGGATACAAGCACCCGGTTGGTCCGCTCAGACTCACCGACCTGGTGGGACTCGATGTGCGCCTCGGCATCGCCGAGTACCTGCACAGCCAGCTCGGAGCCCGGTTCGAGCCACCCGCGCTGCTCCGTCGGCTCGTGGCCGAGGGAAAGCTCGGCCGCAAGTCCGGCCAGGGCTTCTACACCTGGACCGACTGA
- a CDS encoding DUF2891 family protein, protein MTDRPKAKAPGHHALPSAAAATRAPWVAFDAVAQLAAMAPRYADIVLDNLARPFPHSAHHTTRSAEDRPLPHEIHLAFFTSFDWHSCVHMHYLGVTLLEHGVSADRDAAIRAALAATLMPEKLLVEAEYLRSNPSWERPYGWAWLLRLATVCAESTDARIRAWGHALDPLVDVVADLVVAWTATAEWPVRRVLGPHEFADWFTAFLPGLAADSRILKPVRVTDESDGYFVHLHGLNLSRAGQIARILAALEGAGGWDAGIRSEGASTLRTALEPLLRAGLAAAVAPDFMSSHWLATFA, encoded by the coding sequence ATGACCGACAGGCCGAAGGCGAAGGCGCCGGGGCATCACGCTCTGCCGAGTGCGGCAGCCGCCACACGTGCGCCGTGGGTGGCGTTCGATGCGGTTGCCCAGTTGGCCGCCATGGCGCCGCGCTATGCCGACATCGTGCTCGACAACCTGGCCCGCCCGTTCCCGCACTCGGCGCATCACACCACCCGGAGCGCCGAGGACCGGCCTCTTCCGCACGAGATTCACCTCGCCTTCTTCACATCCTTCGACTGGCATTCCTGCGTGCACATGCACTATCTCGGGGTCACGCTGCTCGAGCACGGCGTGTCCGCCGACCGTGATGCCGCAATCCGCGCCGCGCTCGCCGCCACCCTCATGCCAGAGAAGCTGCTGGTCGAAGCCGAGTATCTGCGCTCAAACCCCAGCTGGGAGCGGCCGTACGGCTGGGCCTGGCTGCTGCGGCTCGCGACTGTGTGCGCCGAGTCAACGGATGCCCGGATTCGCGCGTGGGGCCACGCCCTTGACCCCCTCGTCGACGTGGTCGCCGACCTCGTGGTGGCATGGACGGCTACCGCCGAGTGGCCCGTGCGCCGCGTCCTCGGTCCGCACGAGTTCGCCGACTGGTTCACCGCGTTCCTGCCCGGTCTGGCCGCCGACTCGCGCATCCTCAAACCTGTTCGGGTGACCGACGAGAGCGACGGTTATTTCGTGCACCTGCACGGCCTGAACCTGTCACGCGCAGGGCAGATCGCGCGCATTCTCGCAGCGCTTGAGGGCGCAGGGGGCTGGGATGCAGGCATCCGTTCAGAAGGCGCGTCCACGCTGCGAACGGCACTCGAGCCGCTGTTGCGCGCCGGTCTCGCCGCCGCCGTTGCACCCGATTTCATGTCGTCGCACTGGCTGGCAACCTTTGCCTGA
- a CDS encoding thiolase family protein, translated as MAEAYLVGGARTPVGRYGGVLSSVRPDDLAAIVVAEAVRRAGIDPARIDDIIFGAATQAGEDNRNVARMAALLAGLPDEIPGITVNRLCASGLSAITMAAQAIRSGDADLIVAGGVESMTRAPWVQGKPERPWAKPGPQFDTSIGWRFVNPRLAARDKATFSMSETAEEVARLDGITRDEADAFALQSQQRAAAAIDAGHFVDEIVGVPTKAGVVLVDEGPRRDTTLEGLAKLRPIVSGGSVVTAGNASSLNDGASAVVVASGEAVKRYGLVPRARIVFGASVGLAPEIMGLGPVAATRKVLDRSGLGIADLGAIELNEAFATQSLASIRRLGLDQSIVNRDGGAIALGHPLGSSGARLVVTLLGRMERENAQHGLATMCVGVGQGSALILERV; from the coding sequence ATGGCAGAGGCCTACCTCGTTGGAGGAGCACGCACGCCCGTCGGTCGCTACGGCGGAGTGCTTTCCAGTGTTCGCCCCGACGATCTCGCCGCGATCGTTGTCGCCGAAGCGGTGCGCCGCGCGGGCATCGACCCGGCGCGGATCGACGACATCATCTTCGGTGCCGCCACGCAGGCCGGTGAAGACAACCGAAATGTGGCGCGCATGGCCGCCCTTCTCGCGGGCCTGCCCGACGAGATCCCCGGAATCACCGTGAACCGACTGTGCGCCTCTGGCCTCTCCGCGATCACGATGGCCGCCCAGGCCATTCGGTCCGGAGATGCCGACCTCATCGTCGCCGGTGGCGTCGAATCCATGACTCGTGCACCCTGGGTGCAGGGCAAACCGGAACGCCCCTGGGCCAAGCCGGGGCCGCAGTTCGACACGTCCATCGGGTGGCGCTTCGTCAACCCGCGCCTCGCGGCCCGCGACAAGGCCACCTTTTCCATGAGCGAAACCGCCGAAGAGGTGGCCCGCCTCGACGGCATCACCCGCGACGAAGCGGATGCCTTCGCCCTGCAGAGCCAGCAGCGCGCCGCCGCCGCGATCGATGCCGGGCACTTCGTCGACGAAATCGTCGGCGTTCCGACGAAGGCCGGCGTGGTGCTTGTCGATGAGGGACCGCGACGGGACACGACGCTGGAGGGGCTCGCGAAGCTGCGGCCCATCGTCTCGGGCGGATCAGTGGTCACCGCCGGCAACGCGAGCTCGCTCAACGACGGAGCCTCCGCGGTGGTTGTGGCGAGTGGCGAGGCCGTCAAACGCTACGGCCTCGTACCGCGCGCCCGCATCGTCTTCGGCGCGAGCGTGGGCCTCGCCCCCGAAATCATGGGCCTTGGACCGGTCGCCGCCACCCGCAAGGTGCTGGATCGCAGCGGGCTGGGCATTGCCGACCTTGGCGCCATCGAGCTCAACGAGGCCTTCGCCACCCAGTCGCTGGCCAGCATCCGCCGTCTGGGCCTTGACCAGTCGATCGTCAACCGCGATGGCGGAGCGATCGCCCTCGGCCACCCCCTGGGTTCGAGCGGAGCACGACTTGTTGTGACCCTGCTCGGCCGCATGGAACGTGAAAATGCCCAGCACGGCCTCGCCACGATGTGTGTGGGCGTCGGCCAGGGCTCGGCCCTAATCTTGGAGCGTGTCTGA
- a CDS encoding M4 family metallopeptidase, which produces MSGPQRRPNCSIAPPDLLAWLAMQGTEAEREAALSSMATSSGIRSRRALIGQFSRELNQNIGLIGVISLTEQGITVYDNETHGRSFLPGVKKRSLGDSLHADPAVNEAFDGSSATASFFRDVFGRRSLDNAGMELISSVHYGVAFDNAFWDGSQMVYGDGSDRIFQIGGLTRAIDVIAHELTHGVTEFTAGLVYSKQPGALNESFSDVFGSLVKQYGLKQTAAEADWLIGQGVLVTTLGLALRSMKNPGTAFAGDHQPRHMDQYRDLPDDNNPANDNGGVHINSGIPNHAFYLAAIGLGGSAWEKAGKIWYNALTTKLGAYTQFAEAAQFTIDAAGELFGAQEQAIVRAAWVEVGVLS; this is translated from the coding sequence ATGTCGGGGCCGCAACGTCGGCCGAACTGCAGCATTGCCCCACCCGACCTTCTCGCGTGGCTGGCCATGCAGGGCACCGAGGCTGAACGAGAAGCAGCCCTATCGTCGATGGCCACATCGTCGGGGATCCGTTCCCGCCGAGCCCTGATCGGTCAATTCAGTCGCGAACTCAATCAGAACATCGGCCTCATCGGGGTCATCTCCCTCACTGAGCAGGGCATCACGGTTTACGACAATGAGACCCACGGGCGCAGTTTTCTCCCGGGCGTCAAGAAACGATCCCTCGGTGATTCACTCCACGCAGACCCTGCCGTGAATGAGGCCTTCGACGGCAGCTCGGCCACCGCCAGCTTCTTTCGCGACGTCTTCGGCCGGAGGTCCCTCGACAACGCGGGAATGGAGCTCATCTCCTCGGTGCATTACGGCGTGGCTTTCGATAACGCTTTCTGGGACGGCAGCCAAATGGTCTACGGCGACGGGAGCGACCGTATCTTCCAAATCGGCGGACTCACCAGGGCGATCGACGTGATCGCGCATGAGCTCACGCACGGCGTCACCGAGTTCACCGCGGGCCTCGTCTACAGCAAGCAGCCTGGCGCGCTCAACGAGTCCTTCTCAGACGTCTTCGGCAGCCTCGTGAAACAGTACGGCCTCAAGCAGACGGCCGCCGAGGCCGACTGGTTGATCGGTCAGGGCGTTCTCGTGACCACGCTGGGGCTCGCCCTACGCTCCATGAAGAATCCCGGAACGGCGTTCGCGGGCGACCACCAACCACGTCACATGGATCAGTACCGGGACCTGCCCGATGACAACAACCCGGCAAACGACAACGGTGGTGTGCACATCAACTCGGGCATTCCCAATCACGCGTTCTACCTCGCCGCTATTGGCCTGGGCGGATCGGCGTGGGAGAAGGCGGGCAAGATTTGGTACAACGCCCTCACCACCAAATTGGGTGCCTATACGCAATTTGCTGAGGCGGCGCAGTTCACGATCGATGCCGCCGGAGAACTCTTCGGTGCCCAGGAGCAAGCCATTGTTCGCGCCGCCTGGGTGGAGGTGGGAGTTCTGTCATGA
- a CDS encoding amidohydrolase family protein produces the protein MAVGPNVGPNVGAPAKFASATVVDCTGQTVLPGMIDLHIHATTSNLGSLQAFTEPFSLQLHKSVRNLEATLRAGITSARDAGGADLDTKVAVDSGLIKGPRLRLAISIMSQTGGHTDFWHPSGVVSPTMSSHPGRPSGIADGVGEVRKATRRMLRSRADQIKIS, from the coding sequence GTGGCCGTGGGCCCGAACGTGGGCCCGAACGTCGGTGCGCCGGCGAAATTCGCGAGCGCGACGGTCGTGGATTGCACGGGCCAGACGGTTCTGCCCGGAATGATCGACCTGCACATTCACGCGACCACGTCGAACCTGGGCTCACTTCAGGCGTTCACCGAGCCGTTTTCCCTGCAGCTCCATAAGTCGGTTCGTAACCTTGAGGCCACCTTGCGTGCCGGAATCACCTCGGCGCGTGATGCCGGAGGCGCTGATCTGGATACCAAGGTCGCCGTCGACTCCGGGCTGATCAAGGGCCCACGTTTGCGTCTGGCCATCAGCATCATGTCGCAGACCGGTGGCCATACCGACTTCTGGCACCCATCCGGGGTCGTCTCCCCAACCATGAGCTCGCACCCCGGTCGACCGAGCGGCATCGCCGACGGGGTCGGCGAGGTGCGCAAGGCAACCAGACGGATGCTGCGGTCCAGGGCCGACCAGATCAAGATCAGTTAA
- a CDS encoding M28 family metallopeptidase has translation MYTYVIVPASVDPAAGRSARREPGLKWCRFGDRVIYWTTGIAQSSAGRRVRTLGPVSQSSQGLLHLVVQAGNSFREEFPEVPVILDRGRYLAVELSDEEFMRASVGNPAHFGVRPLPQNSSIVRETGGAGRRLRAVDPTLTMFANEVSATHVKDSLVALTGFGTRHSLSQGFVQAGAWVTEVLQSLGYAVTRATISVGAGASFSVIGDKPGLRDNPELVLVTAHLDSTNHVDGPLAPAPGADDNGSGCAGVLEIARILAGRADDQDLRLVLFGGEEQGLFGSEQYVRALSEHDRGRLQAVINMDMVGTLNSALPGVLLEGGPLSQGLIDELTASAQDYTTLAVEVSLTPFASDHVPFLNAGLPAVLTIEGSDSTNNNIHSSRDTLDRVNYPLACEIIKMNLVTTARLIGTRASIADLERWRQSTTNVD, from the coding sequence ATGTACACCTACGTCATCGTTCCAGCATCCGTTGACCCCGCCGCTGGGCGGTCGGCACGGCGTGAACCCGGATTGAAATGGTGCCGCTTCGGAGACCGGGTAATTTATTGGACGACCGGAATTGCCCAGTCCTCGGCCGGTCGACGTGTGCGCACGCTGGGACCCGTGTCGCAGTCGAGTCAGGGTCTCCTGCACCTGGTGGTGCAGGCCGGTAACTCGTTCCGCGAAGAGTTCCCCGAGGTCCCCGTCATCCTCGATCGGGGACGCTATCTCGCCGTCGAACTCAGCGACGAGGAGTTCATGCGGGCTTCGGTCGGGAACCCCGCCCATTTCGGCGTTCGGCCGCTCCCTCAGAATTCCTCCATCGTGCGGGAGACGGGAGGCGCCGGTCGCCGCCTGCGTGCCGTGGACCCGACACTGACCATGTTCGCCAACGAGGTTTCCGCCACGCACGTCAAGGATTCCCTGGTGGCCCTCACCGGGTTCGGCACCCGTCATTCCCTGAGCCAGGGCTTCGTTCAGGCCGGCGCCTGGGTCACGGAGGTGCTGCAGTCGCTGGGGTACGCGGTCACGCGAGCCACCATCTCGGTGGGGGCGGGCGCGAGTTTCTCGGTCATCGGCGACAAACCGGGTCTTCGGGACAATCCCGAACTTGTTCTGGTGACCGCGCACCTCGATTCCACCAATCATGTGGACGGCCCTCTGGCACCCGCACCGGGAGCCGATGACAACGGCAGCGGATGTGCCGGTGTTCTTGAGATCGCCCGAATCCTGGCCGGCCGTGCGGATGACCAGGATCTGCGCCTGGTGCTGTTCGGAGGCGAGGAGCAGGGCCTGTTTGGAAGCGAGCAGTACGTTCGGGCGCTCAGCGAGCACGATCGCGGCCGCCTACAGGCCGTGATCAACATGGACATGGTCGGCACGCTCAACTCGGCCTTGCCGGGCGTGCTGCTGGAGGGGGGCCCGCTGTCGCAGGGGCTCATCGACGAACTCACGGCGAGCGCGCAGGACTACACCACGCTGGCTGTGGAGGTGTCATTGACTCCGTTCGCGAGTGACCATGTGCCCTTTCTCAACGCCGGGCTGCCCGCCGTACTCACGATTGAGGGTTCGGATTCCACCAACAACAACATTCATTCGAGCCGTGACACCCTCGATAGGGTCAACTACCCGCTGGCCTGCGAAATTATCAAGATGAACCTCGTGACCACGGCGCGGTTGATCGGCACCAGGGCCTCCATCGCGGATCTCGAGCGGTGGCGCCAGTCCACAACCAACGTTGACTGA
- a CDS encoding zinc metalloprotease, translating into MANAVSRDLPTTRYCATPDVYTKQLAEQPGFAEARVALDVEALRTVARGIFAARAGVTRIPVVVHVVWHEDDQNISDEQIQSQIAVLNQDFRKTNADIIKLPEVFRSLADDAQVEFALATTDPGGEDTDGITRTHTDTRSFTYDDAIKFASSGGADAWPADKYLNLWVGRLSGGLLGYAQFPGGEPSTDGVVVLDTAVGTVGTASPPFGLGRTATHEIGHWLNLNHIWGDESGCVGTDKVDDTPNQADANVGKPAFPHVSCGNGPNGDLFADYMDYVDDDVMVMFSAGQIARIQACLDGPRNTFELVEDSVLAQRNRERLSGTDTM; encoded by the coding sequence ATGGCCAATGCCGTTTCCCGCGATCTGCCCACGACGCGTTACTGCGCCACTCCGGATGTTTACACTAAGCAGTTGGCCGAACAGCCCGGTTTTGCCGAGGCTCGTGTCGCCCTGGACGTGGAGGCGCTGCGCACCGTAGCGCGGGGCATCTTCGCGGCTCGAGCAGGTGTCACCCGCATTCCCGTGGTCGTTCACGTCGTGTGGCACGAAGACGACCAGAACATCTCCGACGAGCAGATCCAGAGCCAGATTGCTGTGCTCAACCAGGACTTCCGCAAGACAAATGCCGACATCATCAAGCTCCCCGAAGTCTTCCGGTCCCTGGCCGATGACGCCCAGGTGGAGTTCGCCCTGGCGACGACGGACCCGGGCGGCGAGGACACGGACGGAATCACCCGCACGCATACTGATACACGCTCGTTCACGTATGACGATGCGATCAAGTTCGCGTCGTCTGGCGGTGCGGACGCGTGGCCGGCGGACAAGTACCTCAACCTGTGGGTTGGTCGACTCAGCGGCGGTCTGCTGGGATACGCCCAGTTCCCCGGCGGCGAGCCGTCCACGGACGGCGTCGTTGTTCTCGACACCGCCGTTGGCACCGTTGGAACGGCGTCCCCGCCGTTCGGGCTTGGCCGCACCGCCACCCACGAAATTGGACACTGGCTCAACCTCAACCACATTTGGGGTGACGAGTCGGGCTGCGTGGGCACCGACAAGGTTGATGACACGCCCAACCAGGCGGACGCGAACGTCGGAAAGCCAGCCTTCCCTCATGTCTCCTGTGGCAACGGGCCGAACGGCGACCTGTTCGCGGACTACATGGACTACGTGGACGATGACGTGATGGTGATGTTCTCCGCTGGGCAGATTGCCCGCATCCAGGCATGCCTGGACGGGCCTCGCAACACCTTCGAGCTCGTTGAGGACAGCGTCCTGGCACAGCGGAACCGCGAGCGCCTGTCGGGCACGGACACGATGTGA
- the paaZ gene encoding phenylacetic acid degradation bifunctional protein PaaZ, producing MTQILPSYIQGSWFTPPEASVAVDVHDASTGEIVTRVSTAGLDLSAALEYARTVGQASLGALTFHQRAVLLKQMALLLTERKQELYALSSRTGATKVDSWVDIDGGIGVLFTYSSKGRRELPNAKVFVEGPVEPLSKDGSFLARHIYSRLPGVAVQINAFNFPVWGALEKFAPAFLAGVPTLVKPATPSGYLAEAFVRILADSGLLPEGSLQLVSGSVPTLFDDVRLGDLVAFTGSASTAEKLRASDSVQTGGVRFTNETDSINASVLGTDATAGTPEFDAFVKQVVTEMTVKAGQKCTAIRRVIVPRAAMGDVIDAVQKRIAARIVLGDPRGEGVTMGPLVSAEQRAEVLRQVARLQDAGGELVVGSTDAPAIVHADGTIAPALDGAFVAPLLLRFDAAVDAVHEVEAFGPVSSVLGYDTLDEAIALVRQGGGSLVTSIATHDPDVAVALMTGISAFNGRVLVLDRDDARTSTGHGSPVPQLVHGGPGRAGGGEELGGIRAVLHHMQRTAIQGSPEMLTAITGIWHQGATTHAGDTHPFRKSLAELTLGDQIVSESRTVNLDDIEHFAEFTGDTFYAHMNEEAAAANPFFPGRVAHGYLLVSWAAGLFVDPAPGPVLANYGLENLRFLTPVSPGDSIRVTLTAKQITPRETDEYGEVRWDAILTNQNDETVASYDVLTLVAKH from the coding sequence ATGACACAGATTCTGCCCAGCTACATACAGGGATCCTGGTTCACCCCACCCGAGGCATCCGTTGCCGTCGACGTGCACGATGCGTCGACCGGTGAGATCGTCACTCGCGTGAGCACGGCGGGCCTCGACCTCAGCGCCGCCCTCGAATACGCCCGCACGGTGGGCCAGGCCTCGCTCGGCGCCCTCACCTTTCACCAGCGCGCGGTGCTGCTCAAGCAGATGGCACTGCTGCTGACCGAACGCAAACAGGAGCTATACGCGCTCTCGAGCCGCACGGGCGCCACCAAGGTCGATTCCTGGGTGGACATCGACGGTGGCATTGGCGTGCTCTTCACGTATTCCTCGAAGGGTCGCCGCGAACTGCCGAACGCGAAGGTATTCGTGGAAGGGCCGGTCGAACCGCTCTCGAAAGACGGCTCGTTCCTCGCCCGCCACATCTACTCGCGCCTGCCCGGCGTGGCCGTGCAGATCAACGCCTTCAACTTTCCCGTGTGGGGCGCCCTCGAGAAGTTCGCCCCGGCCTTCCTCGCCGGCGTGCCAACGCTCGTGAAGCCCGCCACGCCATCGGGGTACCTCGCGGAGGCCTTCGTGCGCATCCTCGCCGACTCCGGGCTGCTCCCCGAGGGTTCGCTGCAACTCGTTTCCGGAAGCGTCCCCACCCTCTTCGACGACGTTCGACTCGGCGACCTCGTGGCCTTCACCGGCTCCGCGTCCACAGCGGAGAAGCTTCGCGCGAGCGACTCCGTGCAGACGGGCGGCGTGCGGTTCACGAACGAGACCGACTCGATCAATGCCTCGGTGCTGGGCACCGACGCCACGGCAGGGACCCCCGAGTTCGATGCCTTTGTGAAGCAGGTCGTCACCGAGATGACGGTCAAGGCCGGCCAGAAATGCACCGCCATTCGCCGGGTGATCGTGCCCCGTGCCGCCATGGGCGACGTGATCGACGCCGTGCAGAAGCGCATCGCCGCGCGCATCGTGCTGGGCGACCCGCGCGGCGAGGGTGTCACGATGGGCCCGCTTGTCTCCGCCGAGCAGCGCGCCGAGGTGCTCCGCCAGGTCGCCCGGCTGCAGGACGCCGGCGGCGAGCTTGTCGTTGGCTCAACGGATGCCCCGGCCATCGTGCACGCGGACGGCACCATCGCCCCCGCCCTCGACGGCGCCTTCGTCGCACCGCTGCTGTTGCGGTTCGACGCCGCCGTGGATGCTGTGCACGAGGTCGAGGCCTTCGGCCCGGTCTCGAGCGTGCTCGGCTACGACACCCTCGACGAAGCGATCGCGCTGGTCCGGCAAGGCGGCGGATCGCTCGTGACGAGCATCGCCACCCACGACCCAGACGTGGCCGTGGCGCTCATGACCGGAATTTCCGCCTTCAACGGCCGCGTCCTCGTGCTCGACCGTGACGACGCCCGCACGTCGACGGGGCACGGCTCGCCCGTTCCCCAGCTCGTGCACGGCGGCCCCGGCCGTGCCGGGGGCGGCGAGGAACTCGGTGGCATCCGCGCGGTACTGCACCACATGCAGCGCACCGCCATTCAGGGTTCACCCGAGATGCTCACGGCCATCACGGGTATCTGGCACCAGGGCGCAACGACCCATGCCGGCGACACGCATCCGTTCAGAAAGAGCCTCGCGGAGCTCACGCTCGGCGACCAGATCGTGTCGGAATCCCGCACCGTGAACCTCGACGACATCGAGCACTTCGCCGAATTCACCGGTGACACGTTCTACGCGCACATGAACGAGGAGGCCGCCGCGGCCAACCCGTTCTTCCCCGGTCGGGTCGCCCACGGGTACCTGCTCGTGTCGTGGGCGGCCGGACTGTTCGTGGACCCGGCCCCGGGCCCTGTCCTGGCGAATTACGGCCTTGAGAACCTGCGCTTTCTCACGCCGGTCTCCCCGGGTGACAGTATCCGGGTGACGCTCACGGCCAAGCAGATCACGCCGCGGGAGACCGACGAGTATGGAGAGGTGCGCTGGGACGCCATTCTCACCAACCAGAACGATGAGACGGTCGCCTCGTACGACGTGCTCACCCTCGTCGCCAAGCACTGA
- the fdhA gene encoding formaldehyde dehydrogenase, glutathione-independent, whose product MTANRAVAYKSAGEVEVIDIDYPTFELKDGPGVNPANVGRKVPHGVILRTVTTNICGSDQHMVRGRTTAPKNLVLGHEITGEVVEAGPDVEFIKVGDIVSVPFNISCGRCRNCKERKTGICLNVNPDRPGSAYGYVDMGGWVGGQAEYVLVPYADWNLLKFPDRDQALEKIMDLTMLSDIFPTGFHGAYTAGAGVGSTVYVAGAGPVGLAAAVSAQLLGAAVVIVGDMNPERLAQARSFGCETIDLTKGEPGEQIEQILGVPEVDAGVDAVGFEARGHGKASGEEAPATVLNSLMTVTAAGGGLGIPGLYVTGDPGAKDAAAQVGSLSIRLGLGWAKSLTFATGQCPVMKYNRQLMMAILHDKVQIGKAVNAKAISLEDAPRGYAEFDAGAATKYVLNPNGYVKS is encoded by the coding sequence ATGACGGCCAACAGAGCAGTTGCCTACAAGAGTGCGGGAGAAGTCGAGGTTATCGACATCGACTACCCCACGTTCGAACTCAAGGACGGACCGGGAGTGAACCCGGCCAACGTGGGTCGCAAGGTGCCCCACGGGGTCATCCTGCGCACGGTGACCACCAACATCTGCGGCTCGGACCAGCACATGGTGCGAGGCCGCACGACGGCGCCAAAGAACCTCGTTCTGGGTCACGAGATCACCGGCGAAGTGGTTGAGGCGGGACCCGACGTCGAATTCATCAAGGTCGGGGACATCGTGTCCGTGCCCTTCAACATCTCCTGCGGTCGCTGCCGCAATTGCAAGGAACGCAAGACGGGCATCTGCCTCAACGTGAACCCGGATCGTCCGGGCAGCGCCTACGGTTACGTCGACATGGGCGGCTGGGTAGGCGGCCAGGCGGAGTATGTGCTTGTTCCGTACGCGGACTGGAACCTGCTCAAGTTTCCCGACCGGGATCAGGCGCTCGAGAAGATCATGGACCTCACCATGCTCTCTGACATCTTCCCGACCGGTTTCCACGGCGCCTACACCGCCGGTGCCGGGGTCGGGTCCACCGTGTACGTGGCAGGGGCAGGGCCCGTCGGGCTTGCGGCGGCGGTCTCGGCGCAGTTGCTCGGTGCTGCTGTCGTCATCGTCGGCGACATGAACCCGGAGCGACTCGCGCAGGCACGCAGCTTCGGGTGCGAAACCATCGACCTCACCAAGGGCGAGCCGGGGGAGCAGATCGAACAGATTCTCGGCGTGCCGGAGGTGGATGCGGGCGTCGACGCCGTGGGCTTCGAGGCGCGCGGCCATGGCAAGGCGTCCGGCGAAGAGGCTCCGGCCACGGTGCTGAACTCTCTTATGACGGTCACCGCTGCGGGTGGAGGCCTGGGCATTCCCGGGCTGTACGTCACGGGTGACCCCGGAGCGAAAGATGCTGCCGCTCAGGTCGGGTCCCTGTCCATTCGTCTCGGTCTCGGCTGGGCCAAGTCGCTCACCTTCGCGACCGGCCAATGTCCGGTGATGAAGTACAACCGCCAGCTGATGATGGCCATCCTCCACGACAAGGTACAGATCGGCAAGGCGGTCAACGCCAAGGCCATCAGTCTGGAAGATGCCCCGCGCGGGTATGCGGAGTTCGACGCGGGTGCGGCCACGAAGTACGTGCTCAACCCGAATGGGTATGTGAAGAGCTAA
- a CDS encoding amidohydrolase family protein, with product MLSPTDDPGHSQFTQAQAQAQAQGKYVMAHAQGTAGITNALRMGVRTIEHGIYLDDEAIDLFLEKNADLVPTLAAPQGVIRKAATGNSGLSPAVIDKAHRVIGVHRESIARAVSAGAVAPWAPIPVSACTARTCRNSPCWPALA from the coding sequence GTGTTGTCGCCGACTGACGACCCGGGACACTCACAATTCACCCAGGCCCAGGCCCAGGCCCAGGCCCAGGGGAAGTACGTCATGGCGCACGCTCAGGGCACGGCCGGAATCACGAACGCGCTGCGAATGGGCGTGCGTACAATCGAGCACGGCATCTACCTCGACGACGAAGCGATTGACCTGTTTCTCGAGAAGAACGCGGACCTCGTACCGACTCTCGCGGCGCCCCAGGGCGTGATTCGTAAGGCGGCCACCGGAAACAGCGGCCTCTCACCGGCCGTCATCGACAAGGCGCATCGGGTCATCGGCGTTCACCGGGAATCCATTGCGCGGGCCGTGAGCGCGGGGGCCGTAGCGCCATGGGCACCGATTCCGGTGTCGGCGTGCACGGCGAGAACCTGCAGGAACTCACCCTGCTGGCCGGCGTTGGCATGA